From Erigeron canadensis isolate Cc75 chromosome 5, C_canadensis_v1, whole genome shotgun sequence:
AACAACTTTTTTGCTTGTACATTGCTGAGAATCTAAATACAAGTGCTGTCAGTTTAGACCCGTTTTACTTCTTGAGGTTTTAAGGTTGAACATTGCCGCATGTAGGTTTGACACAGCAATCTTTTAGCCATTGAGACACTCTTGAACTTAAGAGACCATCTTGAGGCATCCGGATACAAGACTTCATGTCAATGTAAACATGCTTTATAAAGAGTTGTACCCGAAGCCATTTGGCCAAAGGCAAGTCTGACTTAGCATCATGTATAAAGAAATGATCTATGAACACTTAAAACATGTAATTAAGCGTACTACAAATTATTTTAAACCGCATATAACATATACCTTGCTAACAGTCAACATCAGGAAATCAAAAGGGCACAGTTTTATAAATGGttcaaagatttttaaaatgcTCATGTGGTTTGGTACATGTGGTGCCCCTATATGAGTTTGAATCTCAATGCTGAGTTTGAGTTTCACATCAATCAAAAAACAGGCTTTTGGGCACCATTAATTTAACTTCTATTTTTAAACAGCTATTTCTAACATGTTACCACAAACACAAGCTAAAACAAACAAACCTGATGTACCCAACTGTACCAAGTCTCGACAAAAGGGTTAGCCATATGTGCAGGAGTTCCCTGTAGGAAAGAAAACACGAGATTACCAGAGTGAGTTCATGAATGCTAAAGTTATTCGATCATCATCCGAAAGTAGAAAGGGTCATTTGACACCCAGTTAAGTAAATGggctaatttatatttatcttgaACATTTTCGGTTAATTTGGCTGAAAGGGGAAAGGTACATACTaatgcatgaaaaatgtataatcttatatatttttattggaCATAAAAATGTTTGCAGGTCGACCCAACCCATACCCGTTTCAACTCGCTTTAGAATCTAACATACTAAGAGAAACATTTTGcccttttaaattttatgcCCATGATTGAAGAAATTAAAAGATGGGTTATAAAGATTAGCAAAAGAAGGTTGGGTAGTTTACGCAATTTGTCACTTCTCTAAAGCTCAATCTAGGACCAGTAATCATTGTACAATACAATTTAAAGTTTGAGAAATTTAAAGTTGAATAATTCAGTGTTGGATAATAATCACCATAAGGAGGTCACTGAAGCTTTTGACCCCAGAGGTCCACTGAATGCCGCAATTCCTGTGAAGCAGCTCCATGGATCCTGGCCCAGCCACCAGTGGATGCACGTCTCCAGCCCTGATCCCAACTGGGTTCTTCCCTAGCACCTCCCCAGCTTTGATTATGCCTGGGTATTTCCGTGGCACCTCCCCAGCCTGGATTCCACCTGGGTACTTCCGTAGCAGCTCCCCACCCTCGATTCCACCCAGTTACTTCCGCAGCACCTCCCCCTCCTTGATTCCACCTGGGTTCATCCCTAGCTTGCTGCCAACCTTTGGTTGATGGCACACCCTGTTCACCTCTCAATCTTTTCGTTGGCTGATGGTCAACCGGCTGCACTGCCCCCAAAGTGTTCAGGACTGCAGCTATAGTCTGATGATGAGTTCCACCCCAGTCGCCCACTGCTGTCGCTCTTTTTAATGACTTTCGAGAATTTCTCTGATCAACTACACCGTTGGAATTAGAGACCTTGTTCATGGCCAATACTGGGTTGGTGGTCATTATATGCTGATTTAGTTTAccgttttctttatatatatttggttgcAGGACAAAAGGATGATGGTGCATTCTGTCAATGCCAAAAAAGGATACATTTAACAGTGATGCTTCAATTTGACCATTCATAAAGGAACAAAGATTTTCGATTGTCAGGTGGATACGGCCATAGATTTCTCCGACTTCTGATTTTCCAACAGCCCTCGCAACGTTTTGGGTTCGATCTGTGAAATCCTCAACCTGTAGAGTTCGGCAAAAGTAATATTGGTGCATCAATAAAAAGTCGTCTATAAAAAAGCACTAAATCAGCAAACTCGTCTTTTAGATGACATGATACAGTTGCAGGTGGCAATTTCTAAACATTAAACATATGAATGGATTGTCTCTTTTAAGCTCAACCAGGTCAAACAAgtcaaataaagaaaaacaactaaaaaagaGTAGGGTCAAAGTGGTCAAAAGTTGCCATAAGTATACTTTTTGTGCATAAAGTGGTCTGTATATTTTGGAACTAAATGTTTTTCAGGACAATCTCTAGCTACGATGATCTGTATTTTACGGATATATTCTCTACTAAGGGGCATAAGTCGTGTTTTAAAATGAAAGTTGAACAGGCTAAGTAGGTCTAACACTTACACTCATGGTGGCTATTTTAGTGTCCCAAGTTTTAGATATCCAGTGTCCTTGATATGGACTAGCACATAAACCTTTAGGCCAAAGGTTTTTAACAGATGATAGCTGCAACAAAGACATACAATGTGAAGCAAAACTTCATGCATATAAAGTAAATGAAGTGGACCTTGGTTACCAACAATGAGAATAAATTAAGATGTTACCTTCAAAAAGAATGACACAAACAGTTCACCTAATGTTTCGGTATTTTTCCTACCGTAATTCTGGAAGTTTCTAACTGAATTCTGTACCGACACAAGATCTTGTCCACCTAGATAATTATTATTCAGTAAGTAAGCAATAGTTTAACAACCAAAAGTCCTGATACAAGTTTGATAATCAGTAAAAAGCAGTGTGAAAAGAATGTCAGATAATAAAATCTATGTTTCGGATGCTCATTACTGGTCACTGTGTATAAAGTATTGTAACTGGCAATACAATCCACATTAATACTTTATACTGTCACTAATGAGGGGTTTGAATATTTGACAAATAGTAAATGAGGGAAAAATCTCCAATTTATTCCTTAGCTGATGTCAGGCAGGCTCAATTGAGCCATGGGAATACAAGTTAGATCTTATACTCCTTCCATTGagtaaaaacttaaaattccCACCAATGACAAGTAATAATTGAAATATTTCACCCTTCAGAAAACTCCAAGAGGTTATGTTTGTTCAAAAACTGTTTGCAATATATATGTGAGAGAGTAAGCGATACAAAGTAATGGATGCACGACCAATAAATACTGCCACATATTTGTAATGTTGTATAGCGCAAGTTCTCGTATGATTTAACTACTTTCAAAACCCAAACTAGGTCTCGGTGCTACCTTTTAGTATCGCAGAAAATGGAGGTAATATAGGGGGATCTCGAGTCTGCAACCAAAGAGTGAACAA
This genomic window contains:
- the LOC122599991 gene encoding protein HESO1-like produces the protein MALKEKVLKKKAEKFELKELEKITLNQASLSVLDKLLNDAYKIRRPKPSEYEDRRQVIRVFNEIARELYGDNASCPVVEEFGSFSMDLFTTGSDLDLSVNFRNGGHTEFPRDQKIRTLRKFARKFYSLQTGGYVQGVQPIMSAKVPILKVVDPGTGVECDLSVENRDGISKSAMIRFITSIDERFLKLSFLMKAWAKAHNINSSKDRTLNSLSIILLVAFHLQTRDPPILPPFSAILKGGQDLVSVQNSVRNFQNYGRKNTETLGELFVSFFLKLSSVKNLWPKGLCASPYQGHWISKTWDTKIATMSVEDFTDRTQNVARAVGKSEVGEIYGRIHLTIENLCSFMNGQIEASLLNVSFFGIDRMHHHPFVLQPNIYKENGKLNQHIMTTNPVLAMNKVSNSNGVVDQRNSRKSLKRATAVGDWGGTHHQTIAAVLNTLGAVQPVDHQPTKRLRGEQGVPSTKGWQQARDEPRWNQGGGGAAEVTGWNRGWGAATEVPRWNPGWGGATEIPRHNQSWGGAREEPSWDQGWRRASTGGWARIHGAASQELRHSVDLWGQKLQ